From Streptomyces sp. HUAS MG91, the proteins below share one genomic window:
- the dut gene encoding dUTP diphosphatase has translation MTQQLLDVLIRRVDPDVPLPAYAQPGDAGADLRTTEAYELAPGERTVLPTGVSVALPEGYAAFVHPRSGLAARCGVALVNAPGTVDAGYRGEIKVIVVNLDPRESVRFERFDRIAQLVVQQVEKVRFHEVAELPGSARAEGGFGSTGGHASVGVSAGTVEDTDGQKGGNRYASVVSDREGQ, from the coding sequence GTGACCCAGCAGCTCCTCGACGTGCTCATCCGGCGCGTCGACCCCGATGTGCCGCTGCCCGCGTACGCGCAGCCGGGCGACGCCGGCGCCGACCTGCGGACCACCGAGGCGTACGAGCTCGCCCCCGGCGAGCGGACGGTGCTGCCCACCGGAGTGTCTGTCGCCCTGCCGGAGGGGTACGCGGCCTTCGTGCACCCGCGATCCGGTCTTGCCGCGCGCTGCGGTGTCGCTCTGGTGAATGCCCCGGGGACGGTGGATGCCGGGTACCGTGGAGAGATCAAGGTGATCGTGGTGAATCTCGACCCGCGCGAGAGCGTGCGGTTCGAGCGCTTCGACCGGATTGCCCAACTGGTCGTCCAGCAGGTCGAGAAGGTTCGCTTCCACGAGGTCGCGGAGCTTCCCGGATCGGCGCGGGCCGAGGGGGGCTTCGGGTCCACCGGCGGGCATGCCTCTGTGGGTGTCTCCGCCGGGACCGTCGAGGACACAGACGGTCAAAAGGGTGGGAATCGATACGCTTCGGTCGTATCCGACCGGGAAGGACAGTGA